A single Candidatus Limnocylindrales bacterium DNA region contains:
- a CDS encoding AarF/ABC1/UbiB kinase family protein, which translates to MSPTDSPSLPFPTRVRRFTAVARMVVTIYVGYKARQAWGAITGASSRPDYYDAWHTRSAEMARDTALGLEGLLIKACQFAGSRADILPPQFIDILAQLQDRVPPRPFEEIRPWLEAQLGRPLEQCYAHIEPTPLASASLAQVHRGKLHDGSDVAIKIQYPRIERVIATDLANFAFFIRLLARIERTFDFRILLDELYKYIPLELDFVNEAANARRFGADFADDPQVVFPTPVAALCTRTVLTMNYIEGVKITDLAGLERIGVDKHHVAELLARTYIRQILVHGFFHGDPHPGNLLVQRGTAGPVLVILDLGLAKEFTPALRDGLIRLTTAIIAQDAAAVGEAFRQLGFRTRTGSDDTFVTIGELFLGQALRAGRAYADLAMVERINDELMRALRANPIVRASSDLLLVLRVMGLLSGIGKTLDSKVDPLAAMMPFLGMSFSPLRPTR; encoded by the coding sequence ATGTCGCCCACCGACTCCCCTTCCCTTCCGTTCCCGACGCGCGTGCGGCGCTTCACCGCCGTCGCGCGCATGGTCGTAACCATCTATGTCGGATACAAGGCCCGTCAGGCCTGGGGCGCCATCACCGGCGCATCCAGCCGCCCCGACTACTATGATGCCTGGCATACGCGCTCGGCGGAGATGGCGCGCGATACGGCGCTTGGGCTCGAAGGCCTGCTGATCAAGGCGTGCCAGTTCGCCGGCAGCCGCGCCGACATTCTTCCGCCCCAGTTCATCGACATCCTGGCGCAGCTGCAGGACAGGGTGCCGCCGCGGCCGTTCGAGGAGATCCGACCCTGGCTGGAGGCCCAGCTCGGGCGGCCGCTGGAGCAGTGCTACGCGCACATCGAGCCGACGCCGCTGGCATCGGCATCCCTGGCGCAGGTGCATCGCGGAAAGCTGCACGACGGCAGCGACGTCGCGATCAAGATCCAGTATCCGCGGATCGAGCGCGTCATTGCCACCGATCTCGCCAACTTCGCGTTCTTCATCCGGCTGCTGGCCCGGATCGAAAGGACGTTCGACTTTCGCATCCTGCTGGACGAGCTCTACAAGTACATTCCGCTCGAGCTCGATTTCGTCAACGAGGCGGCCAACGCCCGCCGCTTCGGCGCCGACTTCGCGGACGACCCCCAGGTCGTGTTTCCCACGCCCGTGGCCGCCCTGTGCACGCGCACGGTGCTGACGATGAACTATATCGAGGGCGTCAAGATCACCGACCTTGCCGGTCTCGAACGAATCGGCGTCGACAAGCACCATGTCGCCGAGCTGCTGGCGCGCACGTACATCCGGCAGATCCTCGTGCACGGCTTCTTCCACGGCGATCCGCATCCCGGCAATCTGCTGGTGCAGCGAGGCACGGCGGGCCCGGTGCTGGTGATCCTGGATCTGGGGCTCGCCAAGGAATTCACGCCGGCGCTGCGCGACGGGCTGATCCGCCTGACCACCGCGATCATCGCGCAGGATGCAGCCGCCGTCGGCGAAGCGTTCCGGCAACTCGGCTTTCGCACGCGCACGGGCAGCGACGACACCTTCGTCACCATCGGTGAGCTGTTCCTGGGGCAGGCGCTGCGTGCGGGACGGGCCTACGCCGACCTGGCGATGGTCGAGCGCATCAACGACGAGCTGATGCGCGCGCTGCGCGCCAATCCGATCGTGCGCGCCTCCTCCGATCTTCTGCTCGTGCTGCGCGTGATGGGGCTGCTGTCGGGAATCGGAAAGACGCTCGACTCCAAGGTCGATCCGCTGGCGGCGATGATGCCGTTCCTCGGCATGTCGTTCTCGCCGCTGAGGCCGACCAGATAG
- a CDS encoding CcmD family protein — MNTITGSGALPYVGAAYAAFFVLIFLYAWRLTSATRRLSERVEELERENRSAPR; from the coding sequence GTGAACACCATTACCGGCTCCGGTGCCCTGCCCTACGTGGGTGCAGCCTATGCCGCCTTCTTCGTCCTCATCTTCCTCTATGCGTGGCGGCTGACCTCGGCTACGCGGCGACTGAGCGAACGCGTCGAGGAGCTGGAGCGCGAGAACAGGTCCGCACCGCGCTGA
- the ccsA gene encoding cytochrome c biogenesis protein CcsA, producing MVDAIQRWLLRLAPIPVLALVLLSLIAIFFWVPTDAGLGLSQRIFYYHVPAATSCFIAFAGGGIGSALYLYTRRPVWDHAAHAFVSVGMLFATIVLVTGAIWARTAWGTWWTWDSRLTTFLLLWLVYASYLLLRTLTRDNEMGPRYAAVLCIVGALNVPLVMLATRLFRTIHPQVINNPQGGISDPRMVTTLMLSMAAEIALMLWLWALCVSTLRLGERVNLLSEESYRRSVPS from the coding sequence ATGGTGGACGCGATACAGAGATGGCTGCTTCGGCTCGCGCCGATTCCGGTGCTGGCGCTGGTCCTGCTGTCGCTGATCGCAATCTTCTTCTGGGTTCCGACCGACGCGGGCCTGGGCCTGAGCCAGCGCATCTTCTACTACCACGTGCCCGCGGCCACCTCGTGCTTCATCGCCTTTGCCGGCGGCGGCATCGGCAGCGCCCTGTATCTGTACACGCGCAGGCCGGTGTGGGACCACGCCGCGCACGCGTTCGTTTCGGTCGGAATGCTGTTCGCCACCATCGTCCTGGTCACCGGCGCGATCTGGGCACGAACGGCGTGGGGAACCTGGTGGACGTGGGACTCGCGTCTGACCACGTTCCTTCTGCTGTGGCTCGTCTACGCCTCCTATCTGCTGCTGCGCACGCTGACCCGCGACAACGAGATGGGCCCGCGCTACGCAGCCGTGCTGTGCATCGTGGGCGCGCTCAACGTGCCGCTGGTGATGCTGGCAACGCGCCTGTTCCGCACGATCCACCCGCAGGTCATCAACAACCCTCAGGGCGGCATCTCCGATCCGCGCATGGTCACGACGCTGATGCTGAGCATGGCCGCCGAGATCGCGCTGATGCTGTGGCTGTGGGCGCTGTGCGTGTCCACGCTGCGGCTGGGCGAGCGCGTGAATCTGCTGAGCGAGGAGTCCTACCGCAGGAGCGTCCCGTCGTGA
- a CDS encoding heme exporter protein CcmB, translating into MLALIWKDIVLEARTRETLPTLLVLGVLILVVFYFSLALRPQDIERMAAGILWIGIVFASVLALGRSFMIERDGACIEGLLTSPMDRGSIFLGKLAVNVILLLAFEALLLPMFALLFGVNLLANLPGLILVLVAGTVGLAATGTLFALAALGTRAREMVLPLLVLPLQVPLLIAAVQATEMVLGGAGILTLGARATLLAAFDILFVTSGWLLFEFVLLD; encoded by the coding sequence ATGCTGGCGCTGATCTGGAAGGACATCGTGCTGGAGGCGCGGACACGCGAGACGCTGCCGACGCTGCTCGTGCTGGGCGTGCTGATCCTGGTCGTATTCTATTTTTCGCTGGCGCTGCGGCCGCAGGACATCGAGCGCATGGCTGCCGGCATCCTGTGGATCGGCATCGTCTTCGCCTCCGTGCTGGCGCTGGGCCGCAGCTTCATGATCGAGCGCGACGGCGCATGCATCGAAGGCCTCCTGACCTCGCCGATGGACCGCGGCTCAATCTTCCTCGGCAAGCTGGCGGTCAACGTCATCCTTCTGCTGGCGTTCGAGGCGCTGCTCTTGCCGATGTTCGCGCTGCTGTTCGGCGTCAACCTGCTCGCCAACCTGCCGGGCCTGATTCTGGTGCTGGTGGCCGGCACCGTCGGCCTGGCCGCAACCGGAACGCTGTTCGCGCTTGCCGCGCTCGGCACGCGGGCACGCGAAATGGTGCTGCCGCTGCTGGTGCTGCCGCTTCAGGTGCCGCTGCTGATCGCTGCGGTGCAGGCCACCGAGATGGTGCTCGGCGGCGCTGGCATCCTGACGCTGGGCGCACGCGCCACGCTTCTCGCCGCCTTCGACATCCTGTTCGTGACCTCGGGCTGGCTGCTCTTCGAGTTCGTCCTGCTCGATTAG
- the ccmA gene encoding heme ABC exporter ATP-binding protein CcmA produces the protein MTASATSPAVQLRGLTRRFGATPILRGLDLTVAAGETLALFGPNGAGKTTLLRTLAGLLRANEGEARVFGTALPGGARLRRRLGYLGHESSLYRDLSPHENLRYYARLYGIEDPDRPQAMLARVGLERFADRRVATFSRGMLQRLGLARALLHEPDLLLLDEPLTGLDPSGGELLAQLLAEQRSRGATVLMATHDLERALASATRAVIVSRGRIAWDSGPALPDVATMALRYSQAMAGT, from the coding sequence GTGACGGCGTCCGCCACTTCACCCGCGGTGCAGCTTCGCGGCTTGACGCGCCGTTTCGGCGCCACGCCGATCCTGCGGGGCCTCGACCTGACGGTTGCCGCCGGCGAGACGCTGGCGCTGTTCGGCCCCAATGGCGCGGGCAAGACGACGCTTCTGCGCACGCTGGCAGGGCTGCTGCGCGCGAACGAAGGCGAGGCGCGCGTCTTCGGCACCGCGCTGCCGGGCGGCGCGCGGCTGCGCCGCCGGCTCGGTTATCTCGGCCACGAAAGCTCGCTGTACCGCGACCTGAGCCCACACGAGAACCTTCGCTACTACGCCCGGCTCTACGGCATCGAGGATCCGGACCGGCCGCAGGCGATGCTGGCGCGTGTCGGGCTGGAGCGCTTCGCAGACCGCCGCGTCGCGACGTTCTCGCGCGGAATGCTGCAGCGGCTCGGCCTGGCGCGCGCTCTGCTGCACGAGCCCGACCTTCTGCTGCTGGACGAGCCGCTGACCGGCCTCGACCCGAGCGGCGGGGAACTGCTCGCGCAGCTCCTGGCCGAGCAGCGCAGCCGCGGCGCCACGGTGCTGATGGCCACGCACGACCTGGAGCGCGCGCTGGCTTCCGCCACGCGCGCCGTCATCGTCAGCCGCGGCCGCATCGCATGGGACAGCGGACCCGCGCTTCCCGACGTCGCCACGATGGCGCTACGGTATTCGCAGGCAATGGCCGGGACGTGA
- a CDS encoding prenyltransferase: MSARSSVLSSWGEILRTQNLKDQSRLDFVSRWLLITRASVFTMTITSGLIGGLLAAHSPDANWWFFFLSVVGLVIAHAANNMINDYFDLSGGVDTEGYTRTLYAPHPILSGLVSKNGLIAAIALFNLIDLLILAYLTAARGPLVVFFALAGLFISVFYVAPPVRLKHHGLGEPGVAIVWGPLMIGGTYFVTTGEIPMWVLVASVPYALLVTTVLFGKHVDKLDSDGAKGIRTLPVLMGRESALRATRQMMVAFFVVVPLLVLTGALGLWCLLTLLALPRLRETLETFREPPPRNPPPRYPIWPLWYVAWAFRLNRLAGGLFVLGLLLDAVIPLHIGT, translated from the coding sequence ATGAGCGCCAGATCCTCCGTGCTTTCCAGTTGGGGTGAGATCCTCCGTACGCAGAACCTCAAGGATCAGAGCCGGCTCGATTTCGTCTCGCGATGGCTCCTGATCACGCGTGCCAGCGTTTTCACGATGACCATCACCTCCGGGCTGATCGGCGGCCTGCTGGCCGCGCACTCGCCCGATGCCAACTGGTGGTTCTTCTTCCTGTCCGTCGTCGGCCTCGTCATCGCGCACGCGGCCAACAACATGATCAACGACTACTTCGACCTGTCGGGCGGGGTCGATACCGAAGGCTACACGCGCACGCTCTACGCGCCCCATCCCATCCTTTCGGGCCTGGTCTCCAAGAATGGGCTGATCGCGGCGATCGCTCTCTTCAACCTCATCGACCTGCTGATCCTGGCCTATCTGACCGCCGCGCGCGGCCCGCTGGTCGTGTTCTTCGCGCTGGCGGGCCTGTTCATCAGCGTCTTCTACGTGGCGCCGCCCGTGCGCCTGAAGCACCACGGGCTGGGCGAGCCGGGCGTGGCCATCGTCTGGGGGCCGCTGATGATCGGCGGCACCTACTTCGTCACCACCGGCGAGATTCCGATGTGGGTGCTGGTGGCCAGCGTGCCATACGCGCTGCTGGTGACGACGGTGCTGTTCGGCAAGCACGTCGACAAGCTCGATTCGGACGGCGCCAAGGGCATCCGAACCCTGCCCGTGCTGATGGGACGCGAGAGCGCGCTGCGGGCCACGCGCCAGATGATGGTGGCATTCTTCGTGGTGGTCCCGCTGCTGGTGCTCACCGGCGCGCTCGGCCTCTGGTGCCTGCTGACGCTGCTGGCGCTGCCGCGCCTGCGCGAGACGCTCGAGACGTTTCGCGAGCCGCCGCCGCGCAACCCACCGCCGCGATATCCGATCTGGCCGCTCTGGTACGTGGCGTGGGCATTCCGGCTCAATCGCCTCGCCGGCGGCCTGTTCGTGCTCGGACTGCTGCTGGACGCCGTCATTCCCCTGCACATCGGAACCTGA